Part of the Kitasatospora sp. NBC_00374 genome is shown below.
CTGACCGCCCGCGCCCCGCGCGCGACAACCTCCCGGGCGGGGGGACGGCCCCCCGCCCGCACCCCCTACGCTGGACCCCAGCAAATCTGCTTCAGCCAGTGTGGGGGCACCCAGATGACGACAGGTCGGCCCGCCACCGCCGCCGCGCCCAACTCGGCGTACGCGGGTCAGGTGGTGCAGTTCCCGGACCCGGTCCGGGCCGCCCGACACCCCGCCGGGGTACGGGTGGACGAGTACGGCTACCCGGACTTCAGCGCCTACGCGGTGGCCGCCGCCGAGGTGGCCGACCCGCCCGAGGGCTTCGGCGTCGACGAACTGCGGCTCACCGACTACGTCTCGGCCAACGCGGCCCTCTACACCCAGGGCCACGAGCTCTGGGCCGACCTGGAGACCGCCGTGGCCACCCCGCCCGGCTGGACCTGGCACCACGTGGTCGGCCGGCCCGCCCCGGGGCTGCGCCGGATGGAGCTGATCCCGGTCGAGGTCAAGGCCCTGCTGCGGCACCACGGCGGCCTGGCCCGCTCCACCGCCGACCACGGCCGGCGCGGCACCCGTCCGCTCCAGGAGCACCGTCCGGTGCACTTCTCGCTCGCCAGGGACGGCGGCGACCCGCTGGCCGTCCCCGAGGACCAGATCCAGCGCGCCGAGCAGCGGCTCGGCCACCCGCTGCCCGCCGCCTACCGCGGCTTCCTGAAGCTGGCCGGCGGCCGCGCCCCGGCCGGGGTCGCGCTGGACGTCGAGTGCGGCATCCTGCTCGACCAGCCCTTCCTGACGATCAGTGACGAGTACGGCGCCCACGACCTGGTGTACGCCAACAAGTGCCTGCGCGACCACCTGACCAAGGACTACCTGGCCGTCAGCTACGTCCAGGGCGGTCTGCTGGCGGTCAAGGTGCGCGGGGAGCAGCTCGGGTCGGTCTGGTTCTGCCCGTACGACGACGCCCGGGACTCGGCCGTGCCCGAGCCGCCCGAGGAACGGGTGGCCCGCTTGCTGCTGCCCTGCGGGGAGAGCTTCGACGCCTTCCTGCTCCGGCTGGCGGGCAGCCCGCCGGAGCTGGAGACGGTCGCGGAGCTGATGGTGGACGGCGGGTTCGCCCGTGCCGTCCCGGTGAACTGATGCCGGAGCACACGGTGGCCGGTGAGGAAGGGGTGGAGGGGGCGTGGTGACGACCTACGCGCAGGCTCAGGAGACCGCCGAGGAGTGGATCAACGGCGGGGTGCCGCGTTCCCAGCACCGTGAGGTCCGGGTGCGCGAGTTCGACCTGGGCTTCGTCTGCTGGGCCGACGACCGTGCCGAGGGGCCGGCGGCGGAGGGCGGCGGCCCCCGGCTGGTGATCACCCGGGACAGCGGGGCCAGCACGCTCTGGCCGCCGCTGCCGGTCAACGAGGTGGTGCGGCAGTTCGAGGAGCGCTACGGCAGCCGGACCGAGCCCAACCCGGCCGGCGCGGCCAGGCCGGTGCCCGGCGCGGTCGAGGCGACCTCCTTCCTGCTCAGCCCGCCGCAGTGGTTCGAGCAGGCCGGCGCCGACGCGCTCGCCGCCGAGGCCGCCGAGCTGGCCGCGCAGACGGCCGCCGCGGCCGGGCCCGCCCTCGGCGCGGCTCCGGCCGCCCCGCTCCCGGAGCCCGCGCACCTGACCGCCCCGCCCGCCTCGGACCGGCCGGCCGGGGACGCGCCGACCATGCTCGCGCCGCCGGCCGCCCGGGACGAGGCGCCGCTGCCGGGTGCCGTGCCGCCGCCGGCCGCCGAGCCGTACGGCGCCGCCGTCCCGTCGGCCGGGTCCGAGGGCCTGACCGTGCCGATGCCCGGTGGTTACGGCCTGAGCGCCCCGCACGCCCCCGTCGCGGACTCCGAGGGGCTGACCGTGGCGCTGCCCGGGCCGGTCGGGCCCGCCGCCGCGGCGCCGGTACCGGTGGACGCCACCATGCCGATGCCCGAGGGCTTCCTCGCCGGGGCCCCCGACCTGACCGCGGCCCCGCCGCCCCCGCCGGGCGCCCGGCCCGTCCCGCTGCCGCCGCCGCCCGGCTTCCCGCCGCCGTCGGCCCCGCCCGGCCCGCCCGCGCCGTCCATCGAGCACGCCGCGACCATGCTGGCGACGCCGGAGAACCTGCCCGGCAGGCCCGCTCCGGTCACGCCGCAGCCGGGCCCGTCCATCGAGTACGCGCCGACCATGCTCGCCTCCGACGGCCCGCCCGGGCTGCTGGGCCTGCCCGGCGCACCCGGTGCGCCCGTCCCGGGCGCCCCGGCGCCCGGTCTCGGCCGGTCCGGCCCGGCCGTCCCGCCGCCGCCCCCGCCCGCCGACCTGGGCCACGGCCGCGCCGGCGGTGCCGGCGCCGCGCCCGGTGCGCCGAGCGGCCGCAACGCCCCCACCGCGCCACCGCCGCCGGCCCCCGCCGACCTGCACGGGTCCGCGGACAGCCGCTCGGGTGCGGGCGGCCGCGGCGGTGCCGGCGCACCCCCGCCGCCGGTCCCCGTGGAGCTGAGCCCCGGCGCGGGCCGGCCGGCCGCCGAGCCGCCGCGCCCGGCCGCCTCGGACGTGGCGTACCAGGCCACCCAGCTGGCCACCCCGGCCGTCGACCTGTCGGCCGGCGGGCCGCCGCTGCCTCCGCCGCCCCCGCCGGGGGCCGTCCCGAGCCCGGGCGCGCCGCCGGTCGGCTACGGCTATCCCGTCCCGGGCGGGGCGCCCGCGCCCGCCCCGGTGCTGGCCCCGCCGGCCGTGCCGCAGGGCGTCCAGCCGCCGCCGGTGGCCCCGGTGGCACCGGGCACACCCGCGATCGGCCCGGGCACCCAGGCCGTGGTCAGCTACCGCGGTCCGGACGGTTCCGAGCAGACCCTGCTGCACCGCAGCGAGCCCGGCACCCCGCACCCGGAGTGGAAGGCGCTGCAGGACCTGCGGGCTCTCAACGTGCCGCCGGACCAGGTGCTGGAGCTGCACACCGACCTGGAACTGTGCGACCTGCCGGGCGGCTACTGCGCCCGCATGGTCAAGGCGTCCTGGCCCAACGTGCGGATCAGCCACACCGTCCCGTACGGCCGTGACCAGCGGGCCCGGCAGGCCGGGATGGCCCAGCTCAACGACCACCTGGACCAGCTGCACCAGCTGGCCGCCGCCCCGCAACGGCCGCGCCCGGTCCGGGTGCCGCTGCCCGCCCCCGGGGTGATCCCGCAGCTGCCGCCGCTCGCCCCGCAGCAGCTCGCGGGCGAGCTCGGCCAGTCCTTCGGCCCGGGTGTGTTCCGCTTCGAGCAGCGCGCGGTCGCCCGGCAGGGGGTGCCCGAGCCGGTCTCGCAGACCCTGATGTGGGCCGGGCTCCCGCGGGAGTTCGCACCGTTCTTCTGGGCCCAGGCCCAGGAGGGCCGGCCGATCCCGACGCTGGCCGAGCTCGCCGCGGAGCGCGGCCGCCCGGCCGCCCCGGACTTCGGCGGGTACCTGGTGCTCGGCAACGACTACGGCCGCCAGCTGTGCGTGCAGTACGGCACCGCGGCGGTGGTCGCGGTGGACCTGGACGGGCCCGGCGAGGCCCCGCGCTTCGTCAACAGCGGGGTGCCGGAGTTCGTCCGCAGCCTCGCGGTGCTCGGGCGGATGTGGCGCCTGCGGTACGGGCTGACGCCCGAACAGGCGGGCCGCTGGACGACCGACCTCCAGGCCCAGCTGATCGCCGTCGACCCGGCCGCGCTGTACACGCCGGAGAGTTGGTGGGCGGTGCTGGTGGAACAGTTCTGGGACGGCTTGATGTAACCGCGTCAGGTACGGGCACGAAGGGGCCGGGCCGGATAAGGTGCGGCTCCTTCGGGTTGCGGTGCGGCCTCGCCTTCTTGGGCTTTCCAGCGTATCTGCGCAAAATAGGTCAAGAGGATGGGCAGTATTAGTCCTCGACGACCACATCGGATGAGGGCTGCGCAGCCCGCGAGCACGAAGGAAGAGCCGATGAGCGATGCCGTCTCCCCGTCCGGCTTCACCGTTGCCCGGCGAGGCTATGCACCCGAGCAGGTCGACCGGACGCTGGACGCGTTGAGTGTCGACCGGGACCGGGCCTGGGAGCGGTTGAGCGTCCTCGGCGCGGGTCTGCGCGAGATGGAGAACCGGCTCGCCGAGGTGGTGCAGGCCGCCGCTGACGCGCCGGAGCCCGACTACGGGCGGCTCAGCGACCAGGCGGCCGCCCTGATGGCGATCGCCGACGCCGAGTCGCTGGCCGTGCGGACCGCGGCCGAGCGGGCCGCGGAGGACGCCAGGGACAACGCCTACGAGGCCGGGCAGGACGCCGACCGGGCCGCCAAGGAGTATGCCGGGACGGTCCGCAGAGAGGCGGACGAGGCCGCCCGCCGGACCGAGGAGCGCACCCGGGCGGAGTCCGAGCGGCTGCGTGCCGAGGCCGACCAGGAGGCCCGGGCGATCCGCGACGGCGGCACCGGCGACGCGGCCCGCACCCGGGTGGAGGCGGCCGAGGCCGGGGAACGGGCCGAGGGCAAGCTCGCCGAGCTGCGGCGCCGGGCCGACGAGATGTTCGCGGCGGCCGAGGCCAAGGCCGACGGCGAGGACACCAAGATCTCGGCGACCGCGGAACGCCGTCTCCGGGAGGCCGAGCAGCACCGGGAGACCGTCCTCGGGGAGATCCGCCGGATCGAGGGCGAGGCCCAGGCCAAGGCCGACGACCTGATCATGAAGGCCCGCCACGAGGCCGAGCGGGTCCGCACCGCGAGCGAGCGCGAGCAGCGTGACTTCACCACCCGGCTCGACGTCGTCCAGACGCACCTGGACCACATCAAGGAGACCCTGGCGGCGCTGACCGGCGCGGCGGTCGGCGCGGTCGAGGCCCAGCCGGCCCTCCCGCCGGGGGCCCCGGCCGCCGCTCCGGCCCCG
Proteins encoded:
- a CDS encoding SMI1/KNR4 family protein, with amino-acid sequence MTTGRPATAAAPNSAYAGQVVQFPDPVRAARHPAGVRVDEYGYPDFSAYAVAAAEVADPPEGFGVDELRLTDYVSANAALYTQGHELWADLETAVATPPGWTWHHVVGRPAPGLRRMELIPVEVKALLRHHGGLARSTADHGRRGTRPLQEHRPVHFSLARDGGDPLAVPEDQIQRAEQRLGHPLPAAYRGFLKLAGGRAPAGVALDVECGILLDQPFLTISDEYGAHDLVYANKCLRDHLTKDYLAVSYVQGGLLAVKVRGEQLGSVWFCPYDDARDSAVPEPPEERVARLLLPCGESFDAFLLRLAGSPPELETVAELMVDGGFARAVPVN
- a CDS encoding SUKH-4 family immunity protein, coding for MVTTYAQAQETAEEWINGGVPRSQHREVRVREFDLGFVCWADDRAEGPAAEGGGPRLVITRDSGASTLWPPLPVNEVVRQFEERYGSRTEPNPAGAARPVPGAVEATSFLLSPPQWFEQAGADALAAEAAELAAQTAAAAGPALGAAPAAPLPEPAHLTAPPASDRPAGDAPTMLAPPAARDEAPLPGAVPPPAAEPYGAAVPSAGSEGLTVPMPGGYGLSAPHAPVADSEGLTVALPGPVGPAAAAPVPVDATMPMPEGFLAGAPDLTAAPPPPPGARPVPLPPPPGFPPPSAPPGPPAPSIEHAATMLATPENLPGRPAPVTPQPGPSIEYAPTMLASDGPPGLLGLPGAPGAPVPGAPAPGLGRSGPAVPPPPPPADLGHGRAGGAGAAPGAPSGRNAPTAPPPPAPADLHGSADSRSGAGGRGGAGAPPPPVPVELSPGAGRPAAEPPRPAASDVAYQATQLATPAVDLSAGGPPLPPPPPPGAVPSPGAPPVGYGYPVPGGAPAPAPVLAPPAVPQGVQPPPVAPVAPGTPAIGPGTQAVVSYRGPDGSEQTLLHRSEPGTPHPEWKALQDLRALNVPPDQVLELHTDLELCDLPGGYCARMVKASWPNVRISHTVPYGRDQRARQAGMAQLNDHLDQLHQLAAAPQRPRPVRVPLPAPGVIPQLPPLAPQQLAGELGQSFGPGVFRFEQRAVARQGVPEPVSQTLMWAGLPREFAPFFWAQAQEGRPIPTLAELAAERGRPAAPDFGGYLVLGNDYGRQLCVQYGTAAVVAVDLDGPGEAPRFVNSGVPEFVRSLAVLGRMWRLRYGLTPEQAGRWTTDLQAQLIAVDPAALYTPESWWAVLVEQFWDGLM